Proteins encoded within one genomic window of Marasmius oreades isolate 03SP1 chromosome 4, whole genome shotgun sequence:
- a CDS encoding uncharacterized protein (antiSMASH:Cluster_4.2) has product MHATSMILPVDVATPPLAVGDKNDKKPSRRMSQPNLPSFTMTYELLPQTHFTSETHRQPSPASSIRATYVRSRPPSYIDLLDQSTPATIGDLAKLQEDVERDLESWGALANERLPQPPLFLHRKPRTGRRSPRGSNGVDSDSISILTTCTTTSTMHYRPRRNAEASPPLLRNSEMGRPFPLVEPEQEMEAKDSEKSLEEGTPTKRWNGPSRLRERLGSLLWKSKEHTGILDRDHTETADGVETHTKSKKIRRHFKMTAKGPSDSLSAAPFKVLTPIKGDSDMARKGSLSSRRPHQKQESEGSESTISTGKSTLRRSRSFAGFRESTITNTLCEADAVDSEEIDEITKEAAGVNVNVRKTFSYEQEESD; this is encoded by the coding sequence ATGCATGCCACATCCATGATCCTTCCCGTTGACGTAGCCACACCCCCTTTGGCCGTTGGGGACAAGAACGATAAAAAGCCCTCCCGTCGAATGTCCCAACCCAACCTCCCTTCCTTTACAATGACATACGAGCTTCTACCTCAAACTCATTTCACCTCCGAAACGCACCGCCAACCCTCGCCCGCCTCTTCCATTCGAGCCACATACGTTCGCTCACGTCCCCCTTCCTACATAGATCTCCTTGACCAGAGCACCCCAGCGACCATAGGTGACCTAGCCAAACTCCAAGAAGACGTAGAACGCGACCTTGAGAGTTGGGGCGCACTAGCCAACGAAAGGTTACCCCAGCCCCCACTGTTTCTACACCGTAAACCAAGAACAGGTCGTCGTTCACCTCGAGGCTCGAATGGGGTAGACTccgattccatctccatccttACCACTTGTACGACAACCAGCACCATGCATTATAGACCTCGGAGGAATGCAGAAGCGTCACCTCCGTTATTGAGGAACTCTGAGATGGGACGGCCGTTCCCACTGGTAGAACCCGAACAGGAGATGGAAGCAAAGGACTCGGAGAAATCTTTGGAGGAAGGCACTCCCACCAAACGGTGGAACGGACCGAGCCGATTGAGGgagagacttggatctttgCTCTGGAAGAGTAAAGAGCACACTGGGATACTGGACCGAGATCATACCGAGACTGCAGATGGTGTAGAAACACACacgaagtcgaagaagatcCGTAGAcacttcaaaatgactgcGAAGGGTCCCTCCGATTCTTTATCTGCAGCGCCTTTCAAGGTGTTGACTCCTATAAAAGGCGACTCCGATATGGCTAGGAAGGGCTCGTTGAGTAGTAGGAGACCTCATCAAAAACAAGAATCGGAGGGCTCCGAGTCGACGATCTCCACCGGGAAATCAACCCTGCGCCGATCGAGGTCTTTTGCAGGCTTTCGGGAAAGTACGATTACCAACACTCTGTGTGAGGCTGATGCCGTGGATTCGGAGGAGATTGACGAGATAACTAAGGAGGCGGCGGGAGTTAACGTGAATGTACGGAAAACGTTTTCGTACGAGCAGGAGGAATCGGATTAG
- a CDS encoding uncharacterized protein (antiSMASH:Cluster_4.2) translates to MTSNATANANANSHNTRYEKNIPLKRRSAFYAGTANATSSTTPLLRSSGLHMPIISIPSKSAQKHEEPTRINRGGHGTATKPFTDYTNVPVPVVAAANCNPGQQTGTLSDAGGVKDEEQVGMWMEELRIKEEEERGNQLGSSAGEDWNHMLGEGVGNGQPNETSGGTLGCTPDIHVGDETPQTPTPTPTPTCDRADRRDSEDDPLKLRSRFSEDSDSTYSDLSDLPKPIGYPDMSLPVFTNPFGGNAPLAPLAPLTQTDFIPLPNVFLQPGGYKEPPSRKRKRPPPTEESTVLIRANDISPFDTSEMTRTDRKLLKRMLFEEFKRVSRKPPLNPTKPGLVQVFRARQREIKARKPGRRPPRPKRSLVFPLPYFLRRQSRVDGAEGSGGERGSKNADKRTHDQEGGFSGFVRWAIPRGMAKWVLRQ, encoded by the exons ATGACTTCAAACGCAACCGCAAACGCAAACGCCAACTCTCACAACACCAGATACGAAAAGAAC ATTCCACTGAAACGGCGGTCAGCTTTCTACGCAGGGACTGCCAATGCAACGAGTTCAACTACGCCACTACTGCGTTCTTCAGGTCTCCACATGCCCATCATCTCCATCCCCTCCAAGTCGGCGCAGAAACACGAGGAGCCGACGAGAATTAACCGTGGCGGTCACGGTACTGCCACTAAGCCATTCACAGACTACACGAATGTGCCAGTGCCAGTGGTAGCAGCTGCCAATTGCAACCCGGGTCAACAAACGGGGACTTTGTCCGACGCTGGGGGGGTGAAAGACGAGGAACAGGTTGGGATGTGGATGGAGGAGCTGAGGAtaaaggaggaggaggagagaggAAACCAACTGGGTAGCAGTGCTGGAGAGGACTGGAACCATATGTTGGGAGAAGGGGTTGGAAACGGACAGCCAAACGAGACGAGTGGGGGAACGTTGGGATGTACACCTGACATTCACGTTGGAGACGAAACCCCGCAGACACCGACACCGACACCGACACCGACCTGCGATCGCGCCGATCGAAGAGATTCCGAAGACGACCCACTAAAACTTCGTTCCCGATTCTCAGAAGACTCGGATTCTACGTATAGCGACCTCTCCGACCTACCCAAACCCATCGGATACCCAGACATGAGTCTTCCTGTCTTTACAAACCCATTCGGCGGCAACGCACCACTCGCACCACTCGCACCTCTCACTCAAACCGATTTCATCCCTCTTCCTAATGTATTCCTCCAACCCGGTGGGTACAAAGAACCTCCTTCCCGAAAACGAAAgcgaccaccaccaacagAAGAGTCTACAGTCCTAATCCGCGCAAATGATATTTCCCCCTTCGATACATCCGAAATGACACGGACGGATCGAAAGTTGTTAAAACGCATGTTATTCGAAGAATTTAAACGGGTATCTCGAAAGCCTCCTTTGAACCCCACCAAGCCTGGTTTGGTTCAAGTTTTCCGTGCACGTCAAAGGGAGATTAAAGCTAGAAAGCCTGGTCGTAGACCTCCTCGTCCCAAACGGTCTTTGGTGTTTCCGCTACCTTATTTTCTTCGAAGGCAGTCGAGGGTTGATGGTGCAGAGGGGTCTGGGGGAGAACGTGGTTCTAAGAACGCGGATAAAAGAACTCATGATCAAGAAGGAGGTTTCAGTGGGTTCGTGCGTTGGGCTATACCGAGAGGTATGGCGAAGTGGGTATTGAGACAGTGA
- a CDS encoding uncharacterized protein (antiSMASH:Cluster_4.2) encodes MLPYDVLLHLLAFSDTRQLLYLSLVNREFNSAASKLLYSNVTLSPHFSSQEHDSNGLPSCPSQFISALSPTYATLVRELRVGGFLSKAEPPRNKLYSVLQEALTLFTNVQSVTFLPKCWPDNLFREPLNLLQSCRSLKRLAVNASCFDDELASALAISPADNPSSLSSIAEDDGEDDREDLPAPLSKAEILGRTTGLTTLTLSNPTRKILQVLIPYWLSSLSDMLLELHLLHNCGSITPGVLSSALPHLQSLRALSIGLSYSLTDHDIFTSLAQLPCLQTLALNYYPQNTSPPRFPALLALKSFTAHYPRPETRKDSDRLVKWVRKAIRHSPIEILSLVEDFPPLEHRPGPNPNFDGLIDHLVSIHAKRLRILDLRSCFVGHRALERLCLSCEKLDSVRVAGGREILPTFIESASNMSSLHSVSFRIRKFKVFDEVIDDELVAKIMKSSPMLRVIVLNNQRWEGSWSHTEDGDIQLVVNLDKGYLRTNDDSMFHEKEL; translated from the exons ATGTTACCCTACGACGTACTGCTCCATCTACTTGCTTTCTCCGACACTAGACAGCTGCTTTACCTCTCCCTTGTTAATCGCGAATTCAACTCTGCAGCTTCAAAACTGCTCTACTCGAATGTGACATTATCGCCTCATTTTTCAAGTCAAGAGCACGATAGCAATGGATTGCCATCT tgtcCATCGCAATTCATTTCAGCTCTTTCACCAACATACGCAACATTGGTCAGGGAATTGAGAGTTGGTG GCTTTTTATCAAAAGCGGAACCTCCCAGAAACAAGTTATACAGTGTATTACAAGAAGCACTAACGCTCTTTACGAACGTGCAATCAGTAACTTTCTTACCAAAATGTTGGCCCGACAATCTTTTCAGGGAACCTTTGAATTTACTCCAGAGTTGTCGCTCTTTGAAACGGCTTGCAGTGAATGCATCTTGTTTCGATGATGAACTGGCATCAGCTTTGGCAATCTCACCCGCAGACAATCCCTCATCACTATCCAGCATCGCTGAAGACGACGGAGAAGACGACAGAGAAGATCTTCCAGCACCTCTTTCCAAAGCTGAAATCTTAGGCAGAACTACAGGTCTGACGACGCTCACTCTCAGCAATCCCACAAGGAAGATTCTTCAAGTCTTGATCCCGTACTGGCTAAGCAGCCTTTCGGACATGCTACTCGAACTTCACCTATTG CACAACTGCGGATCAATCACTCCAGGCGTACTGAGCTCTGCTCTTCCTCACTTGCAGTCTTTACGTGCTCTTAGCATCGGCCTATCATATTCACTCACAGATCACGACATCTTCACATCGCTCGCCCAACTACCCTGTTTGCAAACTTTAGCTCTCAACTACTACCCG CAAAACACCTCTCCACCCCGCTTCCCCGCACTTCTCGCACTCAAGTCTTTCACCGCCCATTACCCTCGTCCAGAAACACGTAAAGACAGCGACCGTCTCGTAAAATGGGTTAGGAAAGCTATCCGTCATTCTCCAATAGAAATCCTATCCCTCGTGGAAGACTTCCCCCCCCTCGAACACCGCCCGGGTCCCAATCCCAATTTCGACGGGCTCATTGACCATCTGGTCTCGATACACgcgaagaggttgaggatTCTGGATCTTCGCTCGTGCTTTGTAGGACATCGTGCTTTGGAGAGGTTGTGTTTGAGTTGTGAGAAATTAGATTCTGTGCGGGTGGCTGGAGGGCGTGAAATCCTG CCCACCTTCATCGAATCTGCATCCAATATGTCTTCCTTGCACAGTGTATCCTTCAGAATTCGCAAGTTCAAAGTATTTGACGAGGTTATTGACGATGAACTCGTTGCGAAGATTATGAAGAGTTCTCCGATGCTGCGGGTGATAGTCCTGAATAACCAAAGATGGGAG GGTTCATGGTCGCACACGGAAGATGGGGATATACAACTCGTGGTAAACCTCGATAAAGGCTATCTGCGTACCAATGACGATTCAATGTTCCACGAG AAGGAACTATAA
- a CDS encoding uncharacterized protein (antiSMASH:Cluster_4.2; BUSCO:EOG0926505R) has protein sequence MSSTLNLFVVSPATRSERRLDPHITVEQLKSKLEFMTGIPTANQSISLLNSEHDDKVIARLTDDSKMLGFYGPKDLQVLKVEDLNPSASFTGQLTDVSQVEKFEMSDEAYAQRQDSVLAYKQRNKVGRFAPKEEATVHKVPEANIPLDSRCEVESTEAGLSKRGTVRFVGQTKFGSGGGLWVGVEYDEPFGKNDGSVQGERYFTCRPNYGAFVRPEKVKTGDYPVLELDLEDEEM, from the exons ATGTCGAGCACATTGAATCTCTTTGTTGTCTCCCCTGCGACTCGATCTGAACGGCGACTTGATCCTCACATCACTGTCGAGCAACTCAAG TCCAAACTGGAGTTTATGACGGGAATTCCAACTGCGAACCAGTCTATTTCTCTTCTTAATTCTGAGCATGACGATAAGGTTATCGCACGATTGACGGATGATTCAAAGATGCTTGGGTTTTATGGGCCAAAAGATCTTCAAGTTCTAAAA GTAGAGGATCTCAATCCATCCGCGAGCTTTACTGGACAATTGACGGACGTATCACAAGTTGAAAAGTTTGAAATGAGTGATGAGGCATATGCCCAACGACAAG ACAGTGTCTTGGCGTATAAACAGCGCAACAAAGTCGGACGGTTCGCTCCGAAGGAAGAAGCCACTGTGCACAAAGTACCTGAGGCGAACATACCATTGGATTCACGATGCGAAGTAGAATCCACTGAGGCCGGGCTGAGTAAACGAGGGACAGTGCGATTCGTGGGACAGACAAAATTTGGATCTGGAGGGGGTCTATGGGTAGGCGTCGAATATGACGAACCTTTTGGAAAGAATGATGGATC CGTCCAAGGCGAACGGTATTTCACTTGCAGACCCAATTATGGCGCATTCGTTCGACCTGAGAAAGTAAAAACAGGAGATTATCCGGTTCTCGAACTGGATCTTGAGGACGAAGAAATGTAA
- a CDS encoding uncharacterized protein (antiSMASH:Cluster_4.2) codes for MSSTLNLFVVSPATRSERRLDPHITVEQLKSKLEFMTGIPTANQSISLLNSEHDDKVIARLTDDSKMLGFYGPKDLQVLKVEDLNPSASFTGQLTDVSQVEKFEMSDEAYAQRQDSVLAYKQRNKVGRFAPKEEATVHKVPEANIPLDSRCEVESTEAGLSKRGTVRFVGQTKFGSGGGLWVGVEYDEPFGKNDGS; via the exons ATGTCGAGCACATTGAATCTCTTTGTTGTCTCCCCTGCGACTCGATCTGAACGGCGACTTGATCCTCACATCACTGTCGAGCAACTCAAG TCCAAACTGGAGTTTATGACGGGAATTCCAACTGCGAACCAGTCTATTTCTCTTCTTAATTCTGAGCATGACGATAAGGTTATCGCACGATTGACGGATGATTCAAAGATGCTTGGGTTTTATGGGCCAAAAGATCTTCAAGTTCTAAAA GTAGAGGATCTCAATCCATCCGCGAGCTTTACTGGACAATTGACGGACGTATCACAAGTTGAAAAGTTTGAAATGAGTGATGAGGCATATGCCCAACGACAAG ACAGTGTCTTGGCGTATAAACAGCGCAACAAAGTCGGACGGTTCGCTCCGAAGGAAGAAGCCACTGTGCACAAAGTACCTGAGGCGAACATACCATTGGATTCACGATGCGAAGTAGAATCCACTGAGGCCGGGCTGAGTAAACGAGGGACAGTGCGATTCGTGGGACAGACAAAATTTGGATCTGGAGGGGGTCTATGGGTAGGCGTCGAATATGACGAACCTTTTGGAAAGAATGATGGATCGTGA
- a CDS encoding uncharacterized protein (antiSMASH:Cluster_4.2): MTGIPTANQSISLLNSEHDDKVIARLTDDSKMLGFYGPKDLQVLKVEDLNPSASFTGQLTDVSQVEKFEMSDEAYAQRQDSVLAYKQRNKVGRFAPKEEATVHKVPEANIPLDSRCEVESTEAGLSKRGTVRFVGQTKFGSGGGLWVGVEYDEPFGKNDGSVQGERYFTCRPNYGAFVRPEKVKTGDYPVLELDLEDEEM; this comes from the exons ATGACGGGAATTCCAACTGCGAACCAGTCTATTTCTCTTCTTAATTCTGAGCATGACGATAAGGTTATCGCACGATTGACGGATGATTCAAAGATGCTTGGGTTTTATGGGCCAAAAGATCTTCAAGTTCTAAAA GTAGAGGATCTCAATCCATCCGCGAGCTTTACTGGACAATTGACGGACGTATCACAAGTTGAAAAGTTTGAAATGAGTGATGAGGCATATGCCCAACGACAAG ACAGTGTCTTGGCGTATAAACAGCGCAACAAAGTCGGACGGTTCGCTCCGAAGGAAGAAGCCACTGTGCACAAAGTACCTGAGGCGAACATACCATTGGATTCACGATGCGAAGTAGAATCCACTGAGGCCGGGCTGAGTAAACGAGGGACAGTGCGATTCGTGGGACAGACAAAATTTGGATCTGGAGGGGGTCTATGGGTAGGCGTCGAATATGACGAACCTTTTGGAAAGAATGATGGATC CGTCCAAGGCGAACGGTATTTCACTTGCAGACCCAATTATGGCGCATTCGTTCGACCTGAGAAAGTAAAAACAGGAGATTATCCGGTTCTCGAACTGGATCTTGAGGACGAAGAAATGTAA